CCGCCTTAAGGCAGCCTTCCATGACCTGATGTTCGCCCAGTTCCGAGCCCAGGGCCATGACGGCGACAGTGGATTTTGTGCCGAATTCCCCCGTCTCCAGTCCTTGAGCCAGTTCTTCGAAAATAAGGGCGATTTCACGCTTGACCTGATCCATGGCCTACCTGCCTTCCCTGAGGGCGGACGCAAAATCACGGAGAGACTCGGCGATCAGGCGGCGGATTTGATCGGAGGAGGCCTGAACTTCTTCCTTTCCCCTGTTTTGCTCCAAGAGGAAGGAGATGCCGTCGAAGAGGTTGGTCATGCGGCCCAGGAAGAGCGAACCCTTGCCGATGATCATGACCCGTCCGATTTCCCGGTTGAGCAGGGCTTGCCTGGCGTGGCCCATGAAGGGCACGCCCGAAGGAATATGCCCCTGGGTGGGGGCAAAGCCGGGCAGACCGTGCTTGGCGACAAAATTGTTTAAGTCGGCCCGCTCCAAGTCACCCTGCTTGACGGCCAGGGCCCCGATCATTTTCATGTTGGATTCGGGGACGTTGCCGGCACCGGCCGGCTTGGTGATGTCCGGATTTTGCATCTCAGGTGAATAGTAATCGACGTCAGTGACCTTGAGATTTAATTTCGCCAGCGGTTCGGTGACCAGCGAGGCGATGACATTTTGAGGGGAACTGCCGGTGCCGACCGTGTGTCTGCCGGGTTGACTTACAATAATCTCGGGGTTGATCCCGTCGTTTTCCGAAACAATGGCGGCGAAACCCGCCAGGCAGTCTTCGAGGACGGGCAGGTCTTTCTTGACATGATCTTTGCCGTTCATGCCCAGCTTGGCCGTGGAGCCGCCGGCGGTGACAGCCACTGTCTTGAAAGTGCCGGCCTTGACCAGGGAGGCTGCCAGGACCAGGGCATGCGCCGGAGCCGCGCAAAAAGCCCTGACGTCGCATCCGGTTGAGTTGGCAAGTCCCGCCATCTCGGCCGTGGCTTTGGCAAAGTTGCCGCCGCCCCGCTGGTTCATGTCGCCGCAGGCTTCCTCGGAACAGTCAATGGTGTACTCAATTTGATCCGGATCCATGCCGCTGTCTTTTACGGCGAAAAGGAGAGCCAGGGTGCTGGAAGCCTTGGACACCAGGTTTTCCAGCATGACGGGGGCCGACAGGTTGGGGTCCATGTCATGGGCACGGCGGACGGCGCCCACGACCCGGTCTTTCATGTAGAGGCCTTCCGCGCCTTCGTCATGGATCAGCTGTTTCAGTTTCGCCTGATCGACACCGTTTGTGATGCGGCTGATCAGATAGTTCGAAATAAGGGGGTGGCCTTCGAGTTTAGGCTTGGTCTCATGGACAAAATCCTGATCCAGGAAGACCAGCTGGAATTCATCCACAGCTTGGATCAGAAGATAGAATTCGTCCTGGGGCATGATCTCGCCGAAGGGGCCGAAGCGGTCGTCCCGGGGGCTGGTCATTTCATGCCAGGGGCCGGGGATCTCTTTAAGATTATCAGGCGTCAGATTGCCGATATAGACCTGGTTGGGGTAGTAAGCGCGTACCCGGTCATAGGAGCGGAGGCGGGCGGGAAGCTCCCGCAGATAGTCTGAATCCGGATTGACCGCGCGCTCGGTCGTCTGTGTCGTCCCGTTATGGATCACCATGTCGGGGGTGTGGACAAGAATGTAGCCCGCGCCTTTCATGACACTATTCATCTTGTGACAGTCCTGCCTTTCAAGGGGTATCTTGGAAAAGATGCCCCGGCTCTGCCTTCAAGAAGGGCAGTTTGATACCGGGGCATCCGAATCGATCTTATAGCTAGTGTTTGACGACAAGCTGCCTGATCGAGTTCATCTCATCTGTGATCTCATCGATATCCAGGACCATTTCCATCATGGAAACCTGTTCATCGTAGACCCCGGGGTCGTATTCTGCCTTGACTTCCTCTTCACAAACGTGGTAGACGCTGAGTCCCAACGGGACTCCTGTCAACGGACCTGCGAATGTCGGATCACCTGCGGTGACCGTCTCAGCCGCGATTCCGGAAGCTTCACCTTCGGCGGCGCCCAGGAGAACCACTATGTTCCCTGCACCGTACTCCTCCGTGAGTTCCTTGATACGCTTCTGGTTTTCCAGATCCATTGCTCCCGCAGCCGTTCAGACAAAGCACTCCGTTGTGGAGAAGATCACCTCGGCGCCTGCTGACTCCGCGCAAAGCGCGATCGCCGGGCCGGGAACCCCGTCGCGGTCACCGATCACGATGACCTTTTTGCCTTCGAGTATGCTCATACCCTGCTCCTTTCATCCGATTGATATTGAAGGGTGCATTTTCACCCATCTCCAAGGGATCTGCCTGAGGCAGTCCCGGGAAATCTAAGTTCTGTCGGCGCAAAATTCCTTCAGCATGTCTTCGACTGCCTCGGGACTTGCGTCTTCTTTTACCAGTTCCCCGGTCTTTTCGCCGTTTTCATAAATAGCGATAACCGGCAGGCCTAAAATGCGCTGCGAGATGGCCAGCCTCCGGGCATTGGATGTGTTGAGGCCAGTGAATCGGATTCGGTCACCGTACTCTTCTTCCAGCCGCAGGATGTGAGGTTTCAGCGCCTCACAGGGCACACAGCCGTTGCCGTAAAAGTCGACCAGGACTGGCCCGGTGGCCTTGAGGACCTCTTCTTCGAAGTTGTTTTTGTCAAGTTCAAACATGGTAAATCCTCTCCTTAACCGATCCGGCCCGAGGCCAGATCATGTTCCACCTGCATGGCTGCCACGGCGCCATCGGAGCAGGCCGTGACAACCTGGCGAAGCGGCTTCTTCCTGATATCACCGGCGGCATAGACGCCCGGCAAATTGGTCCTCATGGCATCAT
This Fastidiosipila sp. DNA region includes the following protein-coding sequences:
- a CDS encoding glycine/sarcosine/betaine reductase complex selenoprotein A, translated to MSILEGKKVIVIGDRDGVPGPAIALCAESAGAEVIFSTTECFVUTAAGAMDLENQKRIKELTEEYGAGNIVVLLGAAEGEASGIAAETVTAGDPTFAGPLTGVPLGLSVYHVCEEEVKAEYDPGVYDEQVSMMEMVLDIDEITDEMNSIRQLVVKH
- a CDS encoding thioredoxin family protein → MFELDKNNFEEEVLKATGPVLVDFYGNGCVPCEALKPHILRLEEEYGDRIRFTGLNTSNARRLAISQRILGLPVIAIYENGEKTGELVKEDASPEAVEDMLKEFCADRT
- a CDS encoding glycine reductase, translated to MNSVMKGAGYILVHTPDMVIHNGTTQTTERAVNPDSDYLRELPARLRSYDRVRAYYPNQVYIGNLTPDNLKEIPGPWHEMTSPRDDRFGPFGEIMPQDEFYLLIQAVDEFQLVFLDQDFVHETKPKLEGHPLISNYLISRITNGVDQAKLKQLIHDEGAEGLYMKDRVVGAVRRAHDMDPNLSAPVMLENLVSKASSTLALLFAVKDSGMDPDQIEYTIDCSEEACGDMNQRGGGNFAKATAEMAGLANSTGCDVRAFCAAPAHALVLAASLVKAGTFKTVAVTAGGSTAKLGMNGKDHVKKDLPVLEDCLAGFAAIVSENDGINPEIIVSQPGRHTVGTGSSPQNVIASLVTEPLAKLNLKVTDVDYYSPEMQNPDITKPAGAGNVPESNMKMIGALAVKQGDLERADLNNFVAKHGLPGFAPTQGHIPSGVPFMGHARQALLNREIGRVMIIGKGSLFLGRMTNLFDGISFLLEQNRGKEEVQASSDQIRRLIAESLRDFASALREGR